A single window of Pontibacillus chungwhensis DNA harbors:
- a CDS encoding YlaN family protein has protein sequence MSSEVAIDHRQQAYALLKADADKIAKLIKVQMDNLTMPQCPLYEEVLDTQMFGLSREIDFAVRLNLIREEDGKKLLENLEQEMNALHEASQKS, from the coding sequence GTGTCATCAGAAGTCGCGATCGATCATCGCCAACAAGCCTACGCCCTTCTTAAGGCTGATGCGGATAAAATAGCAAAACTCATCAAAGTTCAGATGGATAACCTAACCATGCCGCAGTGTCCTCTATATGAAGAGGTTCTAGATACTCAAATGTTCGGACTATCACGAGAGATTGATTTCGCTGTCCGCTTGAATTTAATAAGGGAAGAGGATGGGAAGAAGCTTCTGGAGAATTTAGAACAAGAAATGAATGCTCTTCATGAAGCGTCTCAAAAGTCCTGA
- a CDS encoding COX15/CtaA family protein, which translates to MIKLLKWLSVLSSLGMLFVLIGGALVTKTESGMGCGRSWPLCHGQIIPSNITPELIIEMAHRLVSGGVGLFVLVLSILAWRYIGHIRETKLLAFLSIFFLVAQGLIGAAAVKFGQSDFVLAMHFGISLISFASIFLLTLLIFEIDRKFDADSLYIDRGLRVQFYSLAIYTLVVVYTGALVRHVGASVVCSGWPFCDNSSPLAFGSFNMYEWVQMGHRFAAGLIFVWVAYLFVRIRKQYKSKGVMRSGWNLALILMILQVFLGAMIIVTQLNLFIALLHALVIACFFSLLTYFILLSSRSAKYDKTK; encoded by the coding sequence ATGATTAAATTACTAAAATGGCTTTCCGTTCTGTCGTCTCTTGGAATGCTATTCGTCTTAATAGGTGGCGCACTAGTTACGAAAACGGAGTCAGGCATGGGGTGCGGAAGAAGCTGGCCGCTATGTCATGGTCAAATTATCCCATCAAACATAACCCCAGAATTAATTATTGAAATGGCTCACAGACTCGTATCCGGCGGAGTCGGACTTTTTGTATTAGTGTTATCCATATTAGCATGGAGATATATAGGACACATCCGAGAAACTAAATTACTTGCATTCTTATCCATCTTTTTCTTAGTTGCCCAAGGATTAATCGGAGCAGCTGCAGTTAAATTTGGACAATCCGATTTTGTATTAGCGATGCATTTTGGGATCTCATTGATTTCGTTTGCATCCATTTTCTTATTAACCTTATTGATTTTTGAGATTGATAGGAAATTTGATGCTGACTCCTTATACATTGACCGAGGGTTACGTGTTCAATTTTACAGTTTAGCTATTTACACATTAGTAGTGGTTTATACAGGAGCATTGGTACGTCACGTCGGAGCAAGCGTTGTATGTTCTGGCTGGCCATTCTGTGATAATAGCAGCCCTCTTGCATTCGGTTCATTCAATATGTATGAGTGGGTTCAAATGGGACACCGCTTTGCAGCAGGCTTAATATTTGTATGGGTCGCTTATCTATTTGTCAGAATAAGAAAGCAATATAAGTCAAAAGGTGTCATGAGATCTGGCTGGAACCTTGCCCTCATCCTAATGATTCTGCAGGTGTTCTTAGGAGCAATGATTATAGTGACACAGCTCAATCTCTTTATCGCTCTTTTACACGCTCTAGTGATTGCTTGCTTCTTTAGTCTATTGACTTACTTTATCTTGCTTTCTTCACGTAGTGCGAAATACGATAAAACAAAATAA
- the ftsW gene encoding putative lipid II flippase FtsW, which yields MKKLWKNFDFTLIFTPLILTAFGVVMIYSASMVYAVAKWGYSPDHYLNKQLVWCAIGMVAFAFTVFFPYQKYQKWMPIILFGVAILLALVWSPLGDYVNGAYSWLVLGPIRIQPAELAKVGLIMYLASALAKKQDRLSSFKRGVIPPMFITFLILGLIIWQPDVGTASIIGLIAATVFLSAGIHPKIIGMLTVLGGALISIFILTSVVTDSERVARFTGAYEPFSDPADDGYHLIQSYIAIGTGGLSGDGLGQGVQKLGYLLEPHTDFIMAVIAEELGLLGVLLGLGLLTIIVLRGLFIARKCTDAFGSLLAIGISSMVGIQTIINLGAVSGLLPITGVPLPFVSYGGSSLVVLLASMGILNNIARQVRMQDQPKVYNKTVTEEDHSANQVPTLQQRKARGGRQWANERKSIRY from the coding sequence ATGAAAAAATTATGGAAAAACTTTGATTTCACTTTAATCTTTACACCGCTGATCTTAACTGCTTTTGGAGTCGTTATGATTTATAGTGCATCAATGGTTTATGCCGTTGCGAAGTGGGGCTATTCTCCCGATCACTACTTAAATAAACAATTAGTGTGGTGTGCGATCGGAATGGTAGCTTTCGCTTTTACTGTATTTTTCCCCTATCAGAAATATCAAAAATGGATGCCAATTATTTTATTTGGTGTTGCCATTTTATTAGCTTTAGTATGGTCGCCTCTTGGCGATTATGTAAATGGTGCCTACTCTTGGCTTGTATTAGGACCTATTCGAATACAGCCAGCAGAACTAGCAAAAGTAGGTCTCATTATGTACCTCGCTTCTGCACTTGCGAAGAAGCAAGATCGATTATCCAGCTTTAAAAGGGGCGTAATACCACCCATGTTTATTACGTTTCTTATCCTTGGTTTAATCATTTGGCAGCCTGATGTGGGGACAGCTTCTATTATCGGACTTATTGCCGCTACTGTATTTTTGAGTGCAGGTATTCATCCAAAAATTATAGGGATGCTAACTGTACTAGGTGGGGCGTTGATTTCGATCTTTATACTAACCTCTGTCGTAACGGATTCCGAACGTGTTGCTCGCTTTACAGGGGCGTACGAACCGTTTTCGGATCCAGCAGATGATGGGTATCACTTAATTCAATCCTATATAGCCATTGGTACTGGTGGTTTAAGTGGGGACGGCTTAGGACAAGGTGTTCAAAAGCTTGGTTATCTTCTTGAGCCTCATACAGATTTTATTATGGCGGTTATTGCTGAAGAATTAGGCCTTTTGGGCGTATTGCTCGGCCTTGGTCTTTTAACGATTATTGTTCTTAGAGGTTTGTTTATAGCGAGAAAGTGTACAGACGCATTTGGCAGTCTTTTAGCCATAGGAATTTCTTCGATGGTAGGAATTCAAACGATTATTAATCTTGGCGCTGTTAGTGGACTTCTCCCTATTACAGGAGTTCCGCTGCCATTTGTAAGTTATGGAGGTTCTTCTTTAGTGGTCTTATTGGCCTCTATGGGAATTTTAAATAATATAGCTAGACAGGTACGAATGCAGGACCAACCAAAGGTTTATAACAAGACTGTAACAGAAGAAGATCATTCTGCTAATCAAGTACCTACATTACAACAAAGAAAAGCAAGGGGAGGAAGACAATGGGCGAACGAAAGAAAATCAATAAGGTATTAG
- the cyoE gene encoding heme o synthase produces MNNPRTVESTTQVMNRPARDESTSSLWADILSLIKIGIINSNLMTAFAGFWLAVHFTGSQFIDHWQAFLMSMIGVAFVIAGGCIINNYYDRDIDKVMSRTQSRPTVTGTISLKHILIMGISVTSLGLLFLLFTTWVAALIGAFGWFTYVVLYTMWSKRRYTLNTVIGSFSGAVPPLIGWAAVDPGLHPVAWGLFFVMFIWQTPHFLALAMKKTEEYRQAGIPMLPVVHGFSITKRQIVIYTACLLPFPFYLHSLGTVFMVIAALLSIGWFAIGVAGFFMKNDMKWATWMFVYSLNYLTILFVAMIVVTLPNPF; encoded by the coding sequence ATGAACAATCCAAGAACTGTTGAATCAACAACACAAGTGATGAATCGTCCAGCTAGAGATGAATCAACTTCATCCTTATGGGCAGATATCCTCTCATTGATAAAGATTGGAATTATAAATTCAAACCTAATGACTGCATTTGCAGGATTTTGGCTGGCAGTCCATTTTACAGGGTCACAATTCATTGACCACTGGCAAGCATTCCTGATGTCTATGATTGGGGTCGCGTTTGTCATAGCAGGTGGCTGCATTATTAATAACTATTACGATCGGGATATTGACAAAGTAATGTCTCGAACCCAAAGTCGACCTACTGTAACGGGGACGATTTCATTGAAGCATATTCTGATTATGGGGATTTCCGTTACTTCACTAGGGCTTCTCTTTTTATTGTTTACCACTTGGGTAGCTGCTTTAATCGGAGCTTTCGGTTGGTTTACTTATGTGGTGCTTTACACAATGTGGTCGAAGAGAAGATACACATTGAATACGGTTATTGGTAGTTTCTCTGGGGCTGTTCCGCCTTTAATTGGCTGGGCTGCTGTTGACCCTGGATTACATCCAGTAGCATGGGGATTATTTTTTGTTATGTTTATTTGGCAGACACCTCACTTCTTAGCACTTGCTATGAAGAAAACAGAAGAGTACCGTCAGGCCGGCATTCCAATGCTTCCAGTTGTCCACGGTTTCTCCATTACAAAACGCCAAATTGTTATATACACAGCATGTTTATTACCATTCCCGTTCTATTTACATTCTCTAGGGACAGTCTTCATGGTGATCGCAGCCTTACTTAGTATTGGATGGTTTGCCATAGGGGTAGCAGGCTTCTTTATGAAGAATGATATGAAATGGGCTACATGGATGTTTGTTTACTCTTTAAATTATTTGACCATTCTATTTGTAGCGATGATTGTTGTTACATTGCCTAACCCTTTTTAA
- a CDS encoding PhoH family protein, which yields MDKIYVLDTNVLLQDPRSIYTFDHHEVVIPAIVLEEVDSKKRNMDEVGRNAREVSRIMDRLRVMGKLHEGVRLESGGKLRVELNHRSFSKLEEVFMERTNDNRILAVTLNLHLEETEKNEGRQVVLVSKDMLMRIKADAIGLVAEDFLSERAVNEDTILNGFQELYVNEDEINLFFQTGELTLSKELLASLHPNEFMILKNRANPSHSAIGIVKHHESVLQKCRFQNEQAWGIRPRNAQQVMALELLLRRDIPLVTMIGKAGTGKTLLALAAGLMQIEDYGFYKKLLVARPIVPLGKDLGYLPGEKEEKLRPWMQPIYDNLEYLFDVKKPGELDQILSGIGSIQVEALTYIRGRSIPEQLILIDEAQNLTKHEVKTILTRIGEGSKVVLLGDPHQIDHPYLDEFNNGLIHVVEKFKDQNLSGHVKLVKGERSPLAQLSADFL from the coding sequence ATGGACAAAATTTATGTGCTAGATACAAATGTTTTACTGCAAGATCCGAGATCAATTTATACCTTTGATCATCATGAAGTTGTCATTCCGGCTATTGTGCTGGAAGAAGTGGATTCGAAAAAACGTAATATGGATGAAGTTGGGCGGAATGCCAGGGAAGTTTCAAGAATTATGGACCGGTTACGAGTAATGGGGAAACTACATGAAGGAGTAAGGCTTGAAAGCGGCGGGAAACTTCGGGTTGAATTGAATCACAGGTCTTTTTCGAAGCTTGAAGAAGTGTTTATGGAGCGTACAAATGATAACCGGATTTTAGCGGTGACCCTCAATCTTCATCTTGAAGAGACAGAGAAGAATGAGGGAAGACAAGTCGTATTAGTTTCAAAAGATATGTTAATGCGCATTAAAGCAGATGCAATTGGCCTCGTGGCAGAGGATTTTCTTAGTGAAAGAGCTGTTAATGAAGACACAATTCTGAATGGATTTCAGGAGCTTTATGTAAACGAAGATGAGATTAACTTATTCTTTCAAACTGGAGAATTAACCCTGTCTAAAGAGTTGCTTGCTTCCTTGCATCCAAATGAATTTATGATTTTAAAAAACCGAGCCAATCCTTCTCATTCTGCTATCGGGATTGTAAAGCACCATGAAAGTGTTCTGCAGAAGTGCAGGTTTCAAAACGAACAAGCTTGGGGCATTAGGCCGAGAAATGCTCAACAAGTCATGGCGCTTGAATTGCTGTTGAGAAGAGACATTCCTCTAGTTACCATGATTGGAAAAGCTGGTACAGGTAAAACATTGCTTGCTTTAGCGGCGGGACTTATGCAAATTGAGGATTATGGTTTTTACAAGAAGCTCCTTGTTGCTCGTCCGATTGTACCTCTTGGTAAAGATTTAGGCTATTTGCCAGGGGAGAAAGAGGAGAAGTTAAGGCCGTGGATGCAACCTATTTACGACAATCTCGAATATTTGTTTGATGTAAAGAAACCAGGAGAACTAGATCAAATTCTATCAGGTATTGGTTCTATTCAAGTGGAAGCGTTAACGTATATACGAGGGAGAAGCATTCCGGAGCAATTAATCCTAATTGATGAAGCCCAAAATCTAACCAAACACGAAGTGAAGACAATCTTAACTAGAATAGGCGAAGGCAGTAAGGTCGTTCTGTTGGGTGATCCCCATCAAATCGATCATCCTTATTTAGATGAATTTAATAATGGTTTGATCCATGTAGTGGAAAAATTCAAGGATCAAAATTTAAGTGGTCATGTAAAATTAGTTAAAGGTGAGCGTTCTCCTTTAGCTCAATTATCAGCAGATTTCTTATAA
- the pyc gene encoding pyruvate carboxylase has protein sequence MGERKKINKVLVANRGEIAIRVFRACTELDIRTVAVYSKEDSGSYHRYKADEAYIVGEGKKPIDAYLDIEGIIEIAKSVGVDAIHPGYGFLSENIHFARRCEEEGITFIGPTSEHLNMFGDKVKARYQAIQADIPVIPGTDGPVADIEEVKAFGRQHGYPIMIKAALGGGGRGMRIVRSEAALQDGYDRARSEAKAAFGNDDVYVEKLVENPKHIEVQILGDADGNIVHLYERDCSVQRRHQKVVEVAPSVSLHNDIRERMCEAAVKLMDNVSYLNAGTVEFLVSGDEFFFIEVNPRVQVEHTITELITGIDIVQAQIMIAEGYNLFEKPINIPKQDDIRTHGYAIQSRVTTEDPLNNFMPDTGKIMAYRSGGGFGVRLDAGNGFQGAVISPYYDSLLVKVSTWALSFDQAAHKMVRNLREFRIRGIKTNIPFLENVILHNNFLSGEYNTTFIDQSPELFVFPKRKDRGTKMLSYIGATTVNGFEGTSHRKKPALPRPREPVVKHSEPFPSGTKQLLDEQGPEAVAEWLKNRKEVLYTDTTFRDAHQSLLATRVRGKDLEHIAEPTARLLPNLFSVEMWGGATFDVSYRFLKEDPWKRLLNMREKMPNMLFQMLLRASNAVGYKNYPDNVIKEFVEKSAQAGIDVFRIFDSLNWVEGMKLAIEAVRETGKIAEAAMCYTGDILDPSRPKYDLAYYTSLAKELEEAGAHILAIKDMAGVMKPEAAYQLISALKETVTIPIHLHTHDTSGNGIFTYARAIEAGVDVVDVAASTMAGLTSQPSASSLYYALEGNERKPDIDVQAYEELGHYWQDIRKYYQDFESGMMAPHSEVYEHEMPGGQYSNLQQQAKAVGLESRWDEVKHMYRRVNDMFGDIVKVTPSSKVVGDMALFMVQNDLTEDDIYEKGESIDFPDSVLEFFQGYLGQPYQGFPQELQRIILKGKEPLSVRPGELLEPVDFKDLKENLFQKLDRQVTSFDMISYALYPKVFMDYHQFYEQYGDMSVLDTLTFFYGMRLGEEIEVEIEQGKTLIVKLVSIGEAQPDATRVVYFELNGQPREVVIKDQNIKASVEARPQVDKQNPKHIGATMPGTVVNVISNKGETVKKGDHLMITEAMKMETTVQAPFDGKIKDIYVKNGEAIHVGDLLIEFE, from the coding sequence ATGGGCGAACGAAAGAAAATCAATAAGGTATTAGTAGCGAATCGCGGTGAAATTGCGATCCGCGTATTCCGTGCATGTACGGAGTTAGATATCAGAACTGTAGCTGTATATTCGAAAGAGGATAGTGGATCCTATCACCGGTATAAGGCAGATGAAGCATATATTGTAGGCGAAGGGAAAAAGCCAATTGATGCCTACCTCGACATCGAAGGTATTATTGAAATTGCCAAAAGTGTAGGCGTTGATGCCATCCACCCTGGTTATGGTTTCTTGTCTGAAAATATTCATTTTGCTAGACGGTGTGAAGAAGAAGGCATTACGTTTATCGGACCGACTAGTGAACATTTAAATATGTTTGGCGATAAGGTGAAAGCAAGATACCAGGCCATACAGGCGGATATCCCTGTAATTCCTGGAACAGATGGTCCTGTTGCTGATATTGAAGAGGTAAAAGCGTTTGGGCGTCAACACGGCTATCCCATTATGATTAAAGCGGCCCTTGGAGGCGGTGGACGCGGTATGAGAATCGTCCGCAGTGAGGCGGCTCTTCAGGATGGATATGATCGGGCTCGTTCTGAAGCAAAAGCTGCTTTTGGAAATGATGATGTCTATGTAGAAAAGTTAGTAGAAAATCCAAAACATATAGAAGTTCAAATTCTTGGAGATGCCGATGGAAATATCGTTCATTTATATGAGCGTGACTGTTCTGTTCAGCGTCGACATCAAAAAGTAGTAGAAGTTGCTCCGAGCGTTTCCTTACATAATGACATTCGAGAGAGAATGTGTGAGGCTGCTGTTAAATTAATGGACAACGTTTCTTACTTAAATGCTGGAACTGTAGAGTTTTTAGTTTCTGGAGACGAATTTTTCTTTATCGAAGTAAATCCTCGTGTCCAAGTGGAGCATACCATCACTGAATTAATAACGGGAATCGATATCGTTCAAGCTCAAATTATGATTGCAGAAGGATATAACTTGTTTGAGAAACCGATTAATATTCCAAAGCAGGATGACATTCGTACCCACGGATATGCGATTCAGTCACGCGTCACAACAGAAGATCCGCTAAATAATTTCATGCCTGATACAGGAAAAATTATGGCTTATCGATCTGGTGGTGGATTTGGAGTGCGACTGGATGCAGGAAACGGATTTCAGGGTGCAGTCATCTCCCCGTATTATGATTCCTTGCTCGTAAAAGTTTCCACATGGGCATTAAGCTTTGACCAAGCGGCTCATAAGATGGTGCGTAATTTGCGAGAATTTAGAATCAGGGGTATTAAGACGAATATTCCGTTCCTTGAGAACGTAATCTTGCATAATAATTTCCTGTCAGGTGAATACAACACAACATTTATTGATCAGTCACCTGAACTGTTTGTTTTCCCTAAACGTAAGGACAGGGGAACAAAAATGCTTTCATACATTGGTGCTACAACGGTTAATGGTTTTGAAGGCACCTCCCATCGGAAGAAACCAGCCTTACCAAGACCACGAGAGCCTGTTGTAAAACATTCAGAACCTTTCCCGTCTGGGACTAAGCAATTGCTTGACGAACAAGGTCCTGAGGCTGTTGCGGAATGGCTTAAGAATCGAAAAGAAGTTCTATATACAGATACTACATTCAGAGACGCTCACCAATCTTTATTGGCAACCCGTGTCAGAGGGAAAGACCTTGAACATATCGCGGAACCAACAGCACGTTTGCTGCCTAACTTATTCTCAGTAGAGATGTGGGGCGGGGCTACCTTTGATGTATCCTATCGATTCTTAAAAGAAGATCCTTGGAAGCGATTATTGAACATGCGTGAAAAAATGCCAAATATGCTATTCCAAATGTTACTTCGTGCAAGTAATGCGGTCGGATATAAGAACTATCCTGATAATGTAATTAAAGAATTTGTAGAAAAGAGTGCTCAAGCAGGAATCGATGTATTCCGTATCTTCGACAGCTTGAACTGGGTAGAAGGTATGAAGTTAGCTATTGAAGCTGTTAGAGAAACAGGCAAGATTGCAGAAGCAGCCATGTGTTATACCGGGGATATATTAGATCCATCACGCCCTAAATATGATCTTGCTTATTACACAAGCCTTGCAAAAGAGTTAGAAGAAGCGGGTGCACATATCCTAGCCATTAAAGACATGGCAGGAGTCATGAAACCGGAGGCTGCTTATCAACTTATTTCTGCTTTAAAAGAAACGGTTACGATCCCAATCCATCTACACACTCATGATACAAGTGGAAATGGGATATTCACATACGCTCGTGCGATTGAGGCCGGCGTAGATGTGGTGGACGTGGCTGCAAGTACGATGGCGGGATTAACCTCACAGCCTAGTGCGAGTAGTTTATACTATGCTTTAGAAGGAAACGAACGCAAGCCTGACATTGATGTTCAAGCTTATGAAGAATTAGGACACTATTGGCAGGATATAAGAAAGTATTATCAGGACTTTGAAAGTGGCATGATGGCTCCTCACTCTGAGGTGTATGAGCATGAAATGCCAGGAGGGCAGTACAGTAATCTTCAACAACAAGCGAAAGCGGTAGGCCTTGAATCACGATGGGATGAAGTAAAACACATGTATCGTCGTGTAAATGACATGTTCGGAGATATTGTAAAAGTAACCCCTTCGTCTAAGGTAGTAGGGGATATGGCTCTCTTTATGGTTCAAAATGATTTAACAGAAGATGACATATATGAAAAAGGTGAATCAATCGATTTCCCTGATTCTGTTCTGGAATTCTTCCAAGGCTACCTGGGTCAGCCATACCAGGGCTTCCCACAGGAGCTTCAACGTATCATCTTAAAAGGGAAAGAACCTCTATCAGTTCGACCGGGAGAACTCCTAGAACCTGTTGATTTTAAAGATCTAAAAGAAAATCTATTCCAAAAACTAGATCGACAAGTAACAAGCTTCGATATGATCAGCTATGCTCTTTACCCTAAAGTTTTCATGGACTATCACCAGTTTTACGAGCAATACGGAGATATGTCGGTATTAGATACTCTGACTTTCTTCTATGGTATGAGACTAGGCGAAGAGATTGAGGTTGAGATTGAACAAGGTAAAACGCTGATTGTGAAACTTGTTTCCATTGGTGAAGCCCAACCTGATGCTACTAGGGTTGTATATTTTGAACTAAATGGACAACCTCGTGAAGTAGTGATAAAGGACCAAAACATTAAAGCATCTGTTGAGGCGCGTCCTCAAGTAGATAAACAAAATCCAAAACATATTGGTGCCACGATGCCTGGTACGGTAGTGAATGTTATTTCTAATAAAGGAGAAACCGTGAAGAAAGGGGACCATCTCATGATTACAGAAGCCATGAAGATGGAAACGACGGTTCAAGCTCCGTTTGATGGTAAGATTAAAGATATTTATGTTAAAAACGGAGAAGCCATCCATGTTGGAGATCTCCTAATTGAATTTGAATAA
- the glsA gene encoding glutaminase A: MQKKVNQEMVDEWIEHVRTFTQLGKVADYIPALEKQDRENIAIGIYHLDGECVGAGKIQNTFTIQSISKVLALALALMDQGEDYVFARVGKEPSGDPFHSIAKLETTNPSKPLNPMINAGALAVTNMIEGDTPDEKVGRLLSFVHEMTNDHSIGYDQEIANSEFETAYLNRSLAFFMKQHHVIEGSIEELLDTYTKQCAIEVNIKQLARIGAVFANEGKDMESGRQIIPKQLARICKTFMVTCGMYDASGSFAIRVGIPAKSGVSGAVMGSVKDFGGIAVFGPALDEKGNSVVGMQLLEMLSSRLELSIF, encoded by the coding sequence ATGCAGAAAAAAGTGAACCAGGAAATGGTGGATGAATGGATAGAACATGTGCGGACATTTACGCAATTAGGAAAAGTGGCCGATTATATTCCGGCGCTAGAAAAACAAGATCGTGAAAACATTGCGATTGGTATTTATCACTTGGATGGAGAATGCGTAGGAGCAGGGAAGATTCAAAATACATTTACCATTCAAAGTATCTCAAAAGTATTAGCACTAGCGCTAGCTTTGATGGACCAGGGGGAGGATTATGTATTTGCCAGAGTAGGTAAAGAACCAAGTGGGGATCCGTTTCATTCCATTGCGAAGCTTGAAACCACTAACCCTTCCAAACCTTTAAACCCCATGATTAATGCCGGGGCTCTGGCTGTTACGAATATGATAGAAGGGGACACTCCAGACGAGAAAGTAGGTCGTTTACTCTCCTTTGTACACGAAATGACAAATGATCACAGTATAGGCTATGATCAAGAAATAGCGAATTCAGAATTTGAAACCGCTTATTTGAACCGATCTTTAGCTTTCTTCATGAAACAACATCATGTTATTGAGGGGTCTATTGAAGAGTTGTTAGACACATACACCAAACAGTGTGCCATTGAAGTGAATATTAAGCAGCTTGCACGAATTGGAGCTGTGTTTGCCAATGAAGGAAAAGATATGGAGTCTGGGCGTCAAATTATCCCTAAGCAACTAGCTCGCATTTGCAAAACCTTTATGGTGACTTGTGGAATGTATGATGCTTCTGGCTCTTTTGCGATTCGAGTTGGGATACCTGCTAAGAGTGGTGTGTCAGGAGCTGTGATGGGCTCTGTGAAAGACTTTGGAGGAATTGCGGTATTTGGCCCTGCTCTTGATGAAAAAGGGAACAGCGTGGTTGGAATGCAATTATTAGAGATGCTTTCAAGCCGATTAGAGCTATCAATTTTTTAG
- the coxB gene encoding cytochrome c oxidase subunit II, with protein MKGWMGKSRVLFLFGIMLLTLSGCGLPNLTALEPKGEGADVIYDLMMLSVIIMVVVGVIVMAIYFFVLIRYRQKDDNQDYIPKQTEGNKFLELLWTVVPILLLVVLAVPTVQKTFMLADTTPSEEDKEDAVTIEVTGKQYWWHYNYNGLEIQTSQDLYIPTGERVYLKLAASDVIHSFWVPSISGKMDTNPGDGNVNEMWINAYEEGVYYGKCAELCGPSHSLMSFKVIAVSPEEFDQWAEDMKNVDTDATPESESAQAGKELFNNSCIGCHAIGSAPAGVGPNLTNFASRVKIAGILDNNKQNLIKWLQHPEEIKPGNKMTGKYGNTEAKNPLTSEEADQLADYLLQLNPSDITPEDAEAQE; from the coding sequence ATGAAAGGATGGATGGGAAAGTCTCGCGTTCTGTTCCTTTTTGGCATCATGTTGCTGACCCTATCGGGTTGTGGGTTACCTAACCTAACAGCTCTCGAACCTAAGGGTGAAGGCGCTGATGTCATTTATGACCTGATGATGTTAAGCGTTATCATAATGGTCGTCGTTGGGGTCATTGTTATGGCGATCTATTTCTTTGTATTGATTCGCTATCGTCAGAAAGATGACAATCAAGACTATATTCCTAAGCAAACTGAAGGAAACAAGTTTCTTGAATTGTTATGGACAGTTGTTCCGATTTTACTTTTAGTAGTATTAGCAGTACCAACTGTTCAAAAAACATTTATGCTCGCTGACACAACACCGTCAGAAGAGGACAAAGAAGATGCTGTAACGATTGAAGTTACAGGTAAGCAGTATTGGTGGCATTATAATTATAACGGTCTTGAGATTCAAACAAGTCAAGATCTCTATATCCCTACAGGGGAGCGCGTATACTTAAAATTAGCAGCAAGTGACGTTATTCACTCGTTCTGGGTTCCATCGATCTCTGGGAAGATGGATACAAACCCTGGAGATGGTAACGTAAATGAAATGTGGATTAATGCATACGAAGAAGGCGTTTACTACGGTAAGTGTGCTGAGCTATGTGGTCCATCCCACTCGCTTATGAGCTTTAAAGTCATAGCCGTAAGTCCTGAGGAATTTGATCAGTGGGCAGAAGACATGAAAAATGTAGATACTGACGCTACGCCTGAATCTGAATCGGCACAAGCCGGTAAAGAGTTGTTTAATAACAGCTGTATTGGCTGTCATGCCATCGGGTCTGCACCAGCTGGAGTAGGGCCAAATCTTACAAACTTCGCTTCGCGCGTTAAGATTGCTGGTATCTTAGACAACAACAAACAAAATCTTATTAAGTGGCTTCAACATCCGGAAGAAATAAAACCGGGTAATAAGATGACAGGTAAATACGGGAATACAGAGGCTAAAAATCCGTTAACTTCTGAAGAAGCAGATCAACTGGCGGATTACTTATTACAGCTGAATCCTTCAGATATTACACCTGAGGATGCTGAAGCACAAGAATAG